From Gemmatimonadaceae bacterium:
ATGGAAGCGGGAAGAGGTGCTCGACTGAATGGTTACTCACGACTAACCGTTGACGCCAGACCAGCCCGCCACAACAGTACGATGGATGCCAGCGCGAGCAGCATGGCGACGCCAAGCGCGCCGACGGACAGCGAATGGAGTCGATCGAACGTCAGGCGGGAGGGGTCGGTTGGGGCGAGCGACTCGATCGGCGCGGCGAGCCGTGCGCTGAGCCGATCGATGCGCTGTACGGCGACGAATTGCCCCACGGCGCAGCACACCACGACACCCGCGGAACACAGATTGCGCGCGAGGCGCCCCCGATCCGCGGCGCTCGTGCCGCCGAGCCACAGCGCGATGAGCCCAGCGATCATTCCCCAGTAGAAAACGGCCGGCAGTGTCGCGCGAACGAGAGCGCCGGCCATCGATACATCGGGCAGCGCGCGAAACGCCGCGGGCGCCACGATCGCCGAAAAGAAGAGCGATGTGCCGAGCCACGCCGCGAGCACGAGCGCCGCGATGGTCACCGGCGTGTTCGAGCGACTCATGCGCCGCCCAGGATGCGCACCGTGCCGTTGAGGAACGGATTCGATTGCTTCTCGCGCCCGAGCGTCGTCGCGGGGCCGTGTCCGGAATACAAGATGGTGGAATCATCCAGGGCGCAGATGCGGTCGAGCGACCGCACGAGGTCGGCGGCGTTTGCTAACGGAAGGTCGGTGCGCCCGACGGAGCCCGCGAACAGGCAGTCGCCCACGAACGCCATGCCGTGGCCGTGGATCACGACGTGTCCGGGCGCGTGCCCCGGCGTGTCGATGACGGCAAACTCGTGCTTCCCCACGCGGACCGTGTCGCCCTCTCGGAGGGCCACATCTGGAGGCGGCGGCTGTTCGACCTCGAGGCCGAATGCGCGCCCCTGTTCGGCCGCCTCGTCGTAGAGCGGCGCGCCATCGGGGTGCGCGTACACCGGGACGTCCATCACGCGCTTGATACCGGCGATCGCACCGATGTGATCCACGTGCGGATGCGTCACCCAGATTGCGCGCAGCGTGGCGCCGGATTGGCGGACCGCGTGCAGAAGCCGATCGGGCTCGGCGCCGGGATCGACGAGCACGCATTCGCGCGCTCCGGTGCACACGACGAGATACGTATTTTCCTGGAACGGTCCGACGCGGATCGTCTCGACGCGCACGCCTAACGGGCTCCGACGGCGGCTGCCGGCGCGGCGGCTCCCCCGTCGCGCAGGGCCGCGAGATACTTCTCCGCCGCGATGGCCGCGGTCGTCGCGTCGCCCGCTGCCGTCGTGACCTGCCGCGTGAGCTGCGAGCGCAGGTCGCCCGCCACGAACAGGCCCGGGATGGAGCTCTGCATGTTGCCGTCCGTCACCACGTAGCCCGATGCGTCGTGTGCGAAGTGCTCGCCGATGATCCCCGTATTGGGACGAAAGCCCACGAACACGAACAGGCCGGTCACCGGCAGGTCCCGCGTCTCGTTCGTGTGCACGTTGCGCAGCACCAGGTTATCGACCAGGCCGTGCGTGTCGCCCTCGACGATCTCCACCACGGTGTCCCAGATGATTTCGATTTTCGGGTTCTCGAACACGCGCTGCTGGATGATCTTGGACGCGCGCAACTCGTGACGCCGGTGGATGAGGTAGACCTTCTCGGCGTACCGCGTGAGGAAATCGCTTTCCTCCGCGGCGGCGTCGCCGCCTCCCACGACGGCAATCGTGTGGCCCTTGAAGAACGCGCCGTCGCAGATGGCGCAGTACGACACGCCCTTCCCCGCATACTCCGCTTCCCCGGGCACGCCTAACTTGACCGGCGTGCCGCCCGCGGTGACGATCACCGCCGGCGACCGCTAGACGTCGCCGGCATCGGTGGCGGTTTCGAAGGTGCCGTCGGCCGCCCGATGCACGCCGTCCACCGTCACGCCTAACACAAGCTCCGCCCCGAATTTCCGGGTGTGCTCCTCGAGCTTCTGCGCCAGCTCCCAACCCTCGATGCGCTCGAAGCCGGGATAGTCTTCGATGAGCTCCGTGTTGAGCAGCTCGCCGCCGGCCGCGCCGCGCTCCAGAATCGCCGTGCGCAGCATCGCCCGTCCCGCGTACAACCCCGCCGTCAGACCCGCCGGTCCGGCCCCAACGATCACCACATCGTAGTCGTGTGTCTGACCCACCGCCATGCTCCTTCGATCACGGGTTGAGAGACCGCCGTTGGTCCTCTGCACTCCGAAAGATAAAGCGCCAGGAAGATCACCCCGTTCCTAGCGAATGTGCCGTCCGCCGTCGACGATGAGCAGGTCACCAGTCACGTAGTCGGCCTCGATCAAGTACAGCATCGCCTGCGCGACATCGGTCGGAGACCCCAGACGGCGCAACGGTGTGGACTGCTCGAGATGCGCCGCGTCGTCGGCGCTCCAGCTCTCGGGTAGCAACACGGCGCCCGGCGCGATCGCGTTCACGCGCACGCGCGGCGCGAGGATCCGCGCGAGCACGCGCGTCATGTGAATCACGCCGGCCTTCGAGATGCCGTGCGCGGCGTACGCAGGCCACGTCTCGATCCCCGCGAGATCGGCGAGATTCACGATCACGCCGCCGCGATCCGCCATCGCGCGCGCCGCGGCACGGGCACAGAAAAACGGGGCACGCAGATTGAGCGCGAACGTGTCGTCCCAGTCGTCGGGCGTCAGCTCCTCGAGCGAGCGCCGCGCCATGATCGCGGCCGAGTTGATGAGGATGTCGAGAGAGCCGAATCGCTGAACGACTTGGGCAATGAGGCGGTCCGGCGCGTCCGCCTTACGCAGATCAGACGAGAACGCCGCCGCTTCGATGCCGCGCGCGGCCAGCTCCTCGACCAGCGACGCGGCATCCTCCGGCGACTCGTGGTGATGGATGGCCAGGCGCGCGCCGCGATCGGCAAGGGCGAGAGCGAGCGCGCGACCCACTCGTCGCGCACCGCCGGTGACCAGCGCGACGCGTCCGTTCGGATCCATTCAACGCTCCAGCGCGGCGATCACGTCGCCCGGCGCGGGCGCGCCCCGAGCGGCAAACGCGATGCGTCCGTCGCGGCCAATGCCGTACACGGTGCGCTGAATGAGCCGGCCATCGGGTTTGAGGGCGCCGTACGCCCGGGCGATCTCGCGCGTCGGGTCGCTCAGCAACGGGAAGTTGAACATCATCTTGGCCGCGTAGCGCGCGTGCGCGTCCACGCTGGCGGGATTCACGCCTAACGGTTGGATACCGGCCTTGTGGAATGCGTTCAACTCATCGCGCACGGCGGAGAGTTGTTTGTTTCAGCCAGGGGTGTTGTTGCCCGGGTAGAACACGAGCACCACCGCCTGCGCGGCGATGAGCCGCGCCAGCGTGTACGTTTTCCCGTCGCTGGCCGGCGCCTCGAAGGGCGGCGCCGCATCGCCGACGGCGAGGAGCGCGGTGCTCATGCGACGTTCGCCGCCGAGGCACGCAAGCGGTCATCCTGCCGCACGAGCCACATCTCGGGCACGCGCATGACGCCGATCAGACGCGGCCCCGCCTTGGCGCCGTGCCAATCCGAGCCGCCGCTGGGCAGCAATCCCAGGTGCTCGGTGAGCGCGCTGAGGCGGGCGATGTCTTCGCTGGAATGACCCGGGTGCAGCACCTCGACTCCGTCGAGGCCGTCGCCGCGCAACGCTTCGAGGCGGGCGCGCGTGCCGCTTGGACCGGGGTGCGCCAGGACGGCGAGGCCGCCCGCGTCGTGCACGATGCCGATCGCTTCGCCTAACGTGAGCCGATATTTGGGCACGAACGCCGGACGCCCGTTGCCGAGCAACCGGTCGAAGGCGTCGCGGAGATCTTTGGCCCAACCGCCGGCGACGAGCGCGCGCGCCACGTGCGGCCGGCCGATCGCGGCGTCGCCGGCCTCGGCGAGCACGGCATCCACCGTCACGGGGATGCCTAACGCACGGAGGCGTTCCACGATGCGTCCGGCCCGCGCGCGCCGGGATTCGCGGAACACGGCGAGGTGCCGCTCGATCGCCTCGAGGCGCGTCAGGTGCAGGCCCAGCAGGTGCGCTTCCCCGTCGGCGTCGATGGCGCTCAGCTCGACGCCGGTCACGATGCGCACGCCAAGCCGGGCGCCGGCCTCACGCGCCGACGCGATGCCTCCCACGCTGTCGTGGTCGGTGAGCGCAATGGCCGCGAGATGGGCCGCGGCCGCCGCGCCGACCACGGCCTCAGGCGAGAGCGAGCCATCCGACGCCGTCGAATGCATGTGCAGATCCACACACCGGACGCCCGTGCCGGCGCCCGGTGCGATCGGCGTTCCGGTCACCGGCGGTACCCCGCCTCCGGCGACGTGGCGCTCTCCTGCGAGTGCGCGAAGAGTCGCGCCAGATCTGCGTCCGACAGCTCGGCCAACGAGCTGTCTCGCGACCGGGCGCCCTGCGGCGAGTAGCGCACCGTGCGCACGCGTCGCTCGGCCCCGTCGCCGGTGATGAACAGGAGCGCAAATTCATCTCGGTCATACTGCGTGACGCGCCCCGAGGGCATCACGTCCCAGCGCGCGCCGTCGATCGTGATTGTGCGAATGGGCATCGGTTAGTCCACGTCCACTTCTTCGTAGATGCGCACGGCTTCGGCCGGCTGCTCCGACGCGTCGGCGAGCGCCTGGGCAAGCGTTTTCGGATCGTCCGCCTCGATGAACTCGACGAACGCGCCGGTGAGATCGCTTTCCTCGAACACCCAGAACTTGCAGCCCGCGCCGACGAAATATTTTTGCCGGCTCTTCAGCTTCTGCAAGAACTTCTTTCGATCGGCGAGAGGAACGATCGAACGCCGCATGGTGAGCGCTCTGGCCACGGTCAGAATCCCGACTCGGGATACGTTTCGATGGTTTTCTTGACGTGCGCCAGGAACTGATCGGCAATGGCGCCGTCGATGATGCGGTGGTCGAACGAGATCGAGAAGTACGAACAGGTGCGAATCGCAATCACGTCTTCACCGTCCGGGCCGGTCATCACCTTCGGCCGCTTCTCGATCGTGCCGACACCGAGGATCGCGACCTGCGGCTGATTGATGATCGGCGTGCCCATGAGGGACCCAAACACGCCGGGATTCGTGATCGTGAACGTCCCGCCCTGCACCTCTTCCGGATTCAGCTTCTTGGCGCGCGCGCGTCCGGCAAGATCGTTGAGCGTGCGCGTGATGCCGGTGATCGAAAGGTCGTCCGCGTGCTTGATGACGGGCACGATGAGCCCCCAGTCGAGCGCGACGGCGACGCCGATGTT
This genomic window contains:
- a CDS encoding DUF4149 domain-containing protein yields the protein MSRSNTPVTIAALVLAAWLGTSLFFSAIVAPAAFRALPDVSMAGALVRATLPAVFYWGMIAGLIALWLGGTSAADRGRLARNLCSAGVVVCCAVGQFVAVQRIDRLSARLAAPIESLAPTDPSRLTFDRLHSLSVGALGVAMLLALASIVLLWRAGLASTVSRE
- a CDS encoding MBL fold metallo-hydrolase, translating into MRVETIRVGPFQENTYLVVCTGARECVLVDPGAEPDRLLHAVRQSGATLRAIWVTHPHVDHIGAIAGIKRVMDVPVYAHPDGAPLYDEAAEQGRAFGLEVEQPPPPDVALREGDTVRVGKHEFAVIDTPGHAPGHVVIHGHGMAFVGDCLFAGSVGRTDLPLANAADLVRSLDRICALDDSTILYSGHGPATTLGREKQSNPFLNGTVRILGGA
- a CDS encoding SDR family oxidoreductase; translation: MDPNGRVALVTGGARRVGRALALALADRGARLAIHHHESPEDAASLVEELAARGIEAAAFSSDLRKADAPDRLIAQVVQRFGSLDILINSAAIMARRSLEELTPDDWDDTFALNLRAPFFCARAAARAMADRGGVIVNLADLAGIETWPAYAAHGISKAGVIHMTRVLARILAPRVRVNAIAPGAVLLPESWSADDAAHLEQSTPLRRLGSPTDVAQAMLYLIEADYVTGDLLIVDGGRHIR
- a CDS encoding peroxiredoxin; this encodes MSTALLAVGDAAPPFEAPASDGKTYTLARLIAAQAVVLVFYPGNNTPGUNKQLSAVRDELNAFHKAGIQPLGVNPASVDAHARYAAKMMFNFPLLSDPTREIARAYGALKPDGRLIQRTVYGIGRDGRIAFAARGAPAPGDVIAALER
- a CDS encoding PHP domain-containing protein — protein: MTGTPIAPGAGTGVRCVDLHMHSTASDGSLSPEAVVGAAAAAHLAAIALTDHDSVGGIASAREAGARLGVRIVTGVELSAIDADGEAHLLGLHLTRLEAIERHLAVFRESRRARAGRIVERLRALGIPVTVDAVLAEAGDAAIGRPHVARALVAGGWAKDLRDAFDRLLGNGRPAFVPKYRLTLGEAIGIVHDAGGLAVLAHPGPSGTRARLEALRGDGLDGVEVLHPGHSSEDIARLSALTEHLGLLPSGGSDWHGAKAGPRLIGVMRVPEMWLVRQDDRLRASAANVA